DNA sequence from the Thermococcus gammatolerans EJ3 genome:
TGGCTTTTCAAAGCGATCCATCTGACCGCCCAGGTATCTCTTCTCTTCCGCCTCGTACGTTCTGAAAAAGGTTGATCTCGCGAGACCGCGCTCGATCGATGCCTTGTTTATTACGATGGCATCCTCCATATTGTAACCGCCATAGCTCAGTACGGCGACGACGAAGTTCTGACCGGCAGGCCTCTCCTCGAAACCAACGGCCTTCATGATGCGCGAGTTGACGAGCGGAACCTGCGGGTAGTGCATGAGGTGACCTCTTGTATCAACGCGAATCCTGAAGTTTGCCCAGCCGAGACCGAGGCTCTGCTTGGCCATACCCGCGCCGTAGGTGTTACGCGGGGCCGCGTTGTGCTCCGGGTAGGGAACGAGCGAAGCGGGAATACCGAGTATTGCGGCAGGCATTAACTCAAGGTGTGTGTGCTCCTCCGTGACCTCCCAGGGCCAGGTTGCCACGTAGGCGTTCTCCTCTTCCTCCGCATCGAGGTACTCGATGACGCCCATCCTTATCAGGTCGCTCCAGGTAAGGGTGCCGTTCTTTATAGCCTCAACGTGCTCGCGGGTGAGCTTTGGCCTGCCGTTCTCCACTATGATGAGGGGCCTCCTAACTCTACCGTCGTCGCTGTTGATGTAGATCTCCCTAACGTCCCCCTCCTCGTAGAGGGCAACGTTGATCACGTCGCTTATCTTCCCCGCCCTTCTATCCGACCTTATAGTCTGAACAAGGGCTTTTCCGTCCTCTATGGTTCCGATGAGAACACCGTTGAGGTAAACACGATAAAGTCCGGGTGAAGGTCTTCTCTCTTCAATTGGAACGACGCCGAGTTTGAGGATGTACTCCTTGACCTCCTCCTCCGGGATCCCAGTGGTTATCTGGGACATCAGGGCGAGGTTCTTAACCAGACCACAGTTTGGACCTTCCGGAGTCTCCGTCGGACATATCCTGCCCCAGTGGGTTCCGTGCAGATCTCTCGCCTCAAAGTGAGGCTGCTCCCTGCTGAGCGGGGAGGTAACGCGTCTTAGGTGGGAGAGGGTCGATATGTAGTTGGTCCTGTCGAGGAGCTGACTCACACCGGTTCTTCCGCCGGGCCAAGAACCAGTTGCGAGGGCGTGCTCGATCCTCTCGCTCAGAACGTCCGGCCTAACGGAGTTCCTCACAAAGCGCTGGATGTTCTCGAAGGTGTAGCGCTCGCCCTTTCTCTGGTAGGTCTTGGTCATCTGGTACTGCATATCCTTGACGAGCTGGCCGAAGGCGACGCGGAAGAGATCCTTGAGCAAGTCTCCAGCGAGCTTGAGCCTCTTGTTGGCGTAGTGGTCCTTGTCGTCCTCACCGCGGAGGCCGAGCGAAAGCTCAAGAACCTTGAGGGCCATCATGCCGAGGTAGTAAGCCTTGGCCTTCCTGTTCTCGGGCTCGACGCCCATGTGCGGGAGGAGGTTGTTGTCTATTATGTGCTCGGCCCTCCTGAGTCTGTACTCTTTGGGCTGACCGGGGAGGGAAAGCCTTCCTATGAAGTCGAGAGCCTCTTCCTGGGTTCTTATGTCACTTGCATCCTCAAGGTTGTTGAATAGAACCTGCTGGATCCTCGGATCCTCGCTTATTGCCTCAACGATCTCCTTATCGCTGAGCAGGCCGAGGGCCCTCATCACGTAGACGAACTTAACCGGCTTGGGAACGTTCGGAATTGAAACGTACAGTATACCATCTTTTCTGCTCTCAACTGTTATCAGGGCCCTGTACCCATGTCTGTATGAAAAGACCTTGGCGACGACCTTTTTCTGCCTCTCATCCTTCTCGACCAGAGTTTTGTTCGGGGCCAGATCTTCGATAGAGACGATAACCCTCTCAGAACCGTTGATTATGAAGTATCCTCCCGGATCCTTCGGATCCTCGCCGAGCTCTATGAGTTCCTCGTCGCTGAGGCCGTAGAGCCTGCAGGCCTTGGACTTCAGCATGAGGGGAAGTTCACCGATGCGGACTTCAACTGGTTCCTGCTCTATGCCGTTTACAACGGGTATCAGCTCAAGGAACAGCGGGGCGGAGTAGGTGAGGTTTCTTATGCGGGCGTCCATTGGATACAGGGGTCTTCTCTGCCCCTGGGCCTCCTGAAAGATGGGCTCTCCGAGGCGTATCTTTCCGAACTTGACCTCAAAGTTGGGGATGTCCGGTTTGACACCACCGAACTCATTTATAACTTCCTGGAGGCCGTGCTCAATGAATGCGTTGTAAGAATCGAGGTGCTGCCTGACGAGACCCTTTTCCTTCCAGTAGGATTCCATAACAATCCAGAGATCGTCGGGAGTGACATCAACAACAGTAACTCCTCTCGCGCTCATGATCCCACCTCAGAATCAGTCTTCCACGACCAGCCGGTAGTATAGGTAAACCCCGGCCGTCGGGCTTTTTCTTTTGATCTCTATAACATCCCCAGGCTTCGCGCCAAGCTCAACGACCGCTGGGTCAGATGCCTTAATCTGCGGAAGCTGGGAGAGTCTAATGCGATACCTTCTGAGGAGCTCTTCCTTTTCCTCCTCGCTGATAACCCTGTGCTCGGGAACCAGCTCGTGCATAAACACACTAAATTCTTTTTTCCCCGCCACCGAGAAATGCCCCCTTACAGTTTTTTACAAGAATGACCGCCACACCCATCGCCTTCCGGTTCACCTATATAAGCTTTTCGTGATTAGACTGCGGGGGGAGGTTTATAGGACTTACGAAAAGTTTAAGAAGCCTTCCCTGTCCTATTGCGGCTTTCAAGGAACAGGGATGTTCAGTGGGCCGAGGGGCAGGAACACGTAAACTTTTTAAACGTGCAAAGAATACTAACACCCGCGCGGTGGTAGTCTAGCCTGGTCTAGGACACCGGCCTCCCAAGCCGGTAACCCGGGTTCAAATCCCGGCCACCGCACCACAATTCTTATACCTCAAAAGACACCGAGGGTTCTCCTCAGCAGGGCCACTTCTCGATCATTCAGGGCATCACCCAAAACTAGGTGGAGCCTCGACCCGTTGAGGAGAGTTATATCGTTCACCTTTGCCAGAAACTTTAGCGTTGGAACGAGACCGGATTCCAGTATGAGGTACTCGATCCCATCCAAGATTACATCGGATTTTCTTGTGGACACATCCTTAGTTACGTAAAATTCCAGCTTGTACAGATCCCTCGGACTTACGGCGTTGAGATGCTCAACAGTCGACAGCCAAAGCAGCCTCAACCTGCTGTCGTTTACACCCAGCTTCCGGACAATTAACTGAGGAGGGTCACGACCTATGAGAAGAACCGGTCTGTTAGAGGACAGTTTGTTTACCACAAGAGTCCTTAACTGGGAAGGATGAACAACTACATCACTTCGCCCCCCGTTGTCTAGAGGTTTCCATCTCAAACCTGAGTGTCTTCGGTACAACAGGGGGCCCATTTTGCCATCACTGGCTCACAGTTTGCAACCAAGATATATAAATGTTGCGAAAATGTATAACAAAATGTATGATCAAATGAACACAATCTGACTAAAACAGAAACTAATAGGTAAATTACATAACGGCTAGTTAACAAAAACTAAACAGAAAAGGTAAGGGGGCAGTAAATCACTCCTTCCTCTCACAGAGTTCGAGAAGCACACCAGTTACGGCCTTCGGATGGACGAAGGCTATCTTGGCCCCGCCAGCACCTATCCTCGGCTCCTCATCTATGAGCCTGTAACCCTTCTCCTTCAGCTCCTTGAGGTGCTCCTCGATGTTCGTAACGCCCAAAGCGATGTGATGTATCCCCTCGCCGCGCTTGGCTATGAACTTTGCTATCGGCGAGTCCTCGGCCGTGGGTTCCAAAAGCTCAATCCTGCTCTCGCCGATGTGGATTATCGCGGTTCTAACCTTCTGGTCAGGCACTTCCTCGATTTCCTCAACCTTGAGGCCGAGGCCCTCCCAGACCTTTATGGCCTCCTCCAGGTTCTTAACGGCTATACCAACGTGGTCTATCTTCTTGAACATAGGATCACCTCCAGAGATCCTCCTTAAGCGTCTCCATCACGATTTGAGAGGCCGAATATGGGTCGAGCTTCCTCTCAACAACCTCCTCGATGAGATCTTTTGCTTCTCCCTTCGCGAGCCTCTCCTCGACTTTTCTCGCTATGGTTGAGGCGATAATCGTCTTCACTTCCTCCCTCGCGCGGAAGGCCCTCCTCTCCCTCAACCTTCCGCTCTCCTCCATGTGCTTCCTGTGCCTCTTTATCGCCTCCCAGAGGGGCCTGACGCCCTTGAGGGTAAAAGCTGTTGTCTCGACTATCGGGGGCTCCCAGCCGATTTGTCTCCACTTGTCCCTCTCGAACTCCAGGGCCATCTTGAGCTCAAGGTAGACCATCTCCGTTCCTTCCCTGTCGGCCTTGTTGATGGCGAATATGTCGGCAACCTCCATTAAACCGGCCTTAATGGCCTGAACCTCATCTCCGAGGCCCGGAACGGTTACGAGAACGACGGTATCTGCTGTTTTGACGATGTCAACCTCAATCTGCCCGACCCCAACGGTCTCGACGAATATCAGGTCGTAGCCTGAAGCGTCCAGAACCTTCACGGCGTCGTTGGTGGCCTTCGCCAGACCGCCGAGGGAACCGCGCGTCGCCATGCTCCTGATGAAGACGCCGGGGTCGGTCGAGTGCCTCTGCATCCTCAGCCTGTCGCCGAGCAGTGCACCTCCTGTGAATGGGGAGGTAGGGTCTATCGCTATGACCCCAACCTTATGCCCCTCGTCCCTGGCGAGTTTGATTAGCTTGTCGAGAAGGGTCGACTTTCCGGAGCCGGGGGGGCCAGTTATGCCGACGACGTAAGCTTTGCCAGTGTGGGGGTAAATCCTCCGTATTATCTCTCTGGCTTTTTCCTCGTCGTTCTCAACGAGGGTTATCAGCCTTGCTATGGCCTTCTTATCACCCGATAGGGCCGACTGGATGAGGGACTCGAGCGTCATTTCCATCACTGGAGAAATTATCCAAGGGGAGAATATAAAGTTAAGCCTTGAAGCGCTTGAGGTTCTCGACGGCCCTGTCAACGAACTCTATCACGGTCTTCAGAGGAGTTCCCGGGCCGAAGACCTCGGCGACGCCCATCTTCTTCAGCTCCTCGGCGTCGTCGGGCGGGATTATCCCACCCGCGAAGATTACGATGTCCTCGTTCGGCTTTATGCCCCTCTCCTCGAGGAGCTTGATAATCTTCGGAATCAGAACCATGTGCGCGCCGGAGAGGATGCTTATCCCAAGGACTGCGGCGTCCTCTTGGATGACCGTCTCGACTATCTGCTCGGGGGTCTGCCTGATTCCCGTGTAGATAACCTCGTATCCTGCCTCCTTCAGGGCCCTCGCGACGACCTTGGCCCCCCTGTCGTGACCGTCAAGACCGGGCTTCGCTATGACGACGCGAACCTTTGAGCGCTCGACCATTGACACCACCGGGTAGGTTTCTCCCTTGTCGTATTTAAAGGTTGTCAAAACTCAAGGTTTAGCTTTACGTTGGATTTTTTGTCCACAAGCTTTTTTAAAGCCCCAGAATAGCCTTGAACATGATTCACGACGCCCACACCCACACGCTCCACTCAGATGGCCTCGGTGAGGTCTTCGAGAACATCGCGGAGGCCGAGCGAAAGGGCCTTTCGCTCGTAGCTATAACAGACCACAGCCACTATCTCCTGCGTGGTAACTTCAACGCCTACCTTAGCGAGATAAGGCGCTGGGGCGAGGATAGTGAGATAACGGTTTTAGCTGGAATCGAGGGCAACATAACCCCCAACGGCGTTGACGTGCCGGACTGGATGGCCAAAAAGCTCGACTTCGTGATAGCAAGCGTTCACGAGTGGGTTGACCGGCCGGAGCAGTACGTTGAGCTCGTCAGGGTTGCACTCCTCGACGAGAACGTCGATGTAATAGGCCATTTCGGGGCAAGCTTTCCCTACATAGGTTATCCTCCTTGGGAGGACCTTTTGGAGCTCATAACGCTCGCCGAGGAAAATGGTAAGGCCTTCGAGATAAGCTCCCGCTACCGCGTTCCGGATCTGGAGTTCGTGAGGGAGTGCATAAGGAGGGGCGTTAAGCTGACCTTCGCCAGCGATGCCCACAGGCCGGAAAAAGTTGGAAACGTCGGCTGGAGCGTGAGCATTTTCAAAAAAGCTGGAGGAAAGCTTGAGGATCTGCTGTTTGAAGAGTTTCTGTAAGCGCTTGGATCTTAAGTGAATTCACATGAGGGCGCCTCAAGATAAACTCCTCTTTCAATTCTCCTAGAGTCTTATTGCAACTCTACGTCGACGTGAACCTCGACAACCACCCGCCCTCGGCCCCCCTTTCAATTCTCCTAGAGTCTTATTGCAACCCGGAACATACATCCAGAGCTACGACGCCTACGTGGCCTTTCAATTCTCCTAGAGTCTTATTGCAACCGGGGACGACTGTAAACGTGAATGACTTGCTAAATATCATTACTTTCAATTCTCCTAGAGTCTTATTGCAACGTGCCCGTCATCGTGGCGGAGGACTTAACCCCTGCTCAAGCGACTTTCAATTCTCCTAGAGTCTTATTGCAACCTTGATCCAGCCGCACATGAGTGTTCTTGACAGGGAGAAACCTTTCAATTCTCCTAGAGTCTTATTGCAACCTGCTCTTCATCAGCGACGTTCTCGACGAGGCCGAACTCTTTCAATTCTCCTAGAGTCTTATTGCAACTTCAGGTGGGTGCAAAACGTTTACCTCGATGCCAAAGCCCTTTCAATTCTCCTAGAGTCTTATTGCAACGTGCTGACGCTGACTGAGGGCTCTGTTGGGGCGTACTTGCTTTCAATTCTCCTAGAGTCTTATTGCAACTAACCGGGGTCACCCTCCACGTAGACGGCGCCTCTTACTTTCAATTCTCCTAGAGTCTTATTGCAACAGGGCCGTCGATTCCGAAGGTTACTCGGGCGAGACGACTTTCAATTCTCCTAGAGTCTTATTGCAACCGGCTACTGGAGCGTTACGAAGACGGTTGACGTCCACTTTCAATTCTCCTAGAGTCTTATTGCAACAGGGCGTGAAATTCGCCCTTTAGCCCAACAAAAGGAGAAGAACGTTTCAATATTTAAGCCTTTCTGAAAATCACCCACAAAAAACCCACTAGAACCCATGAATCAAAGCTTCTGAAAGAGAGATAGGCCAGAACGGAGGGTAATGGACGACCAGAAATCCACGTGCGCTCGGGATGACTGGGATTTCCAAAGCCGTGATCGGTTAGCTAATCCCAAACAACCCCATTACATGGGCTCAACCTCGAAAAAATATGATTTCAGCAGGGTCCAGCCAAATTCACGGATTCAAGGAGCCCCGTCCAGAGTTTCGAAAAAATTCGTTACATCAAACACGACAAATTGTCACATAATGTTACATTCTGGAAAACTTCAAAACCAGTCTCCAGGGTTGTTTCTGGACCACAAACATGAAAGCATGACAAAATAACCTTGAAATTCAAAAAACCGGCCACTTCAGCGTGATAACACCTCAAAGCCGAGCTCCCTGAGCTTCCAGATAATCTCCATCGGGAAGCCGACGACGTTGTAGTAATCCCCTCTAATCCACTCGACGAAGAGGCCCGCTTTTCCCTGAATCCCGTAGGCACCGGCCTTGTCCATCGGCTCTCCCGTCCTTATATAGGCCCAGATTAGCTCATCGTCGAGCTCCCTAAACTTGACTTCGGTCGTGGCGGAGCCAGCTATCTCCTTTCCCTCGTGGATTATGCAGTAACCGGTCGTGACGCGATGAACCCTACCGCTGAGGAGTTTCAGCATCCGGTAGGCTTCCCCTTCGTCACTGGGCTTCCCAAGGACTCTTCCATCGATGCTGACGACTGTGTCGGCCCCGATGACTGTTCCGCCGACGCGCGAGTAAACTTCCCGCGCCTTCAGCCTCGCGAGCTCGACGGCGCACTCCTCGGGAGTTCCCGAACACCTCTCCTCCGCGTTGCTCGGAACAACGTGGAAATCTCTGATAAAGCGCGACAGTATCTCCCTTCTCCTCGGTGAAGCTGACGCCAGAACGAGCATTTCCTCACCCCCAAACGTTAAAAGGAAAGCGCCCAAGTTGGACGGGCGATGACGACAATTTCGCTAGCTGAACGGTGATGAGTACCCTCGCAACCGAGCCTAAGCGAGGCACTCCTCAATGGCTTTGACTATGCACTCGATGTCCCTCTCGAACTCGAGGACCGAACAGCGGTTTCCATCCACCGGCGGGCAGTTCTCCGTTATTTTCCTCAGCTTGACGTGGACGATGCCCTTCTTGCCCTCCTTTTCGAGCGTGTACTTTCGGTAGAGAACGTCGCAGTCCTCGCCCTCAAGTTCCTCAACGCTCGCGTTGAAGCTGGCCTTTATGACCCTGTCAACTCCGTTCACTATCTCCATAGCTATGTCGTAGCTCCTGTCCCCGATTACCATCGGGGGGCAGATGTGCTCCATGTTGTGTTTGTCGAAGCGGTGGAAGCTCTCCGGGATGATGACGACGTCGTACTTCATGGACACCACCTGAAAAAGAATGGGAAGGGGAATTAAAAAGCTTTGGACTCAGGTGCTCGCCCAAATCGGAATTCCTGCATCGATGAGCCTCTTGAGCTCCTTGCCTATCGGCGTGCTCTTGCTCACCTTTACGAGGCCCTTCTTGCTCGGCGTTGCCGTGAAGACGTACTGCTCGCCACCGTAGAACTTGAGCGGTTTTTTCGCGTAGTCGGGCGAGACCCTCAGGACAATCGTTTTCTTCTTCTCCTCGACCTCGACGGGTATCTTCTCCTTGGGCTTCTGCGCTTCCCTCTCGGCGAAGCTCTTGACGTCTATGCTTATGCCTATCCTCTTCTCCAGCTCGGTGATGCGCTTGCCCTTCTTGCCTATGATTGCAGGAATGTCGAACTCGTCTGCGTAAATCACGGCCTTGTGCGGGCTGACTATCTCGACCTCGGTGTAAACATCGGGCAGGAACTTCTTAATCTCCTGCTTGAGCCTCTTCTCGGCGAGCCTGAGGGCAGGGGCCTTCTCCTCCTTCTTGACGGGGACAACGCTTATCTCCTCGCCGTAGGTGTAGATTTCGTACTCAAGCTCTCCAGTCTCAAAGTCGCGAACCTCTATGACGGGCCTCGCGAGGTCCTCCTCCTTCATTCCGCTCGGGACCTTAACGAGGTACTCAATGGTTAGAACCTTCGCAACTCTGCCCGCCTTGATGAAGAGGACCGTGTCGACTATCTGCGGTATCATTCCGAGCTCGACCCTTCCGATAAAGCGCTGGATGGCATCGATAGGCTTCGTCGCGTGAACCACTCCAACCATTCCAACACCAGCCAGGCGAAGGTCGGAGTAAATCTTGAAGTCGCTCGTCTTCCTCATCTCGTCGAATATCGTGTAATCGGGCCTCACGAGGAGGAGTATGTCACCGGTCAGCTCCATCTTACCGTTTAAGGCGGTGTACTGAGTTATCTCCTCGCTCACCTGCAGGTCCCTCGGCTTCTCCATAGTCTTCACTATCTTGCCCATGCTCGCGTACCACTCCGCTAAAGCCTGGGCGAAGGTCGTCTTTCCTTCACCGGGCGCTCCGGCTATGAGTATTCCCTCCGCCTTGTCCTTGAGCCTCTCAAGGAGCTTCTCGCTCAGCTCGTAGTCCTCTATGCTGAGTTTTTTAACCGGCCTGACGGCGGTAATCTCTATCCTATCGGCGAAGGGCGGTTTGGCTATGACGATACGGTAGTTCCTGAGCTGAACGACGGTAGCCCCGGGCTCGTCAAGTTCTATAAAGCTGTCAGGCTCGCGCTTGGCCCTCTCCACTATGTCGTCGGCTATCTCCTCCAGCTCCTCGTCGCTCAGCGGTTCGTCGCGGATTGGAACAAGCCTCCACTCACCGGGCTTCCCCTTCTTGGCGAGCGGCCTTACCCCTGCCTTGAGGTGGACGCTCATCGTCGTTTCATCGAAGAAGTCCTCGAGGCGGTGGCGAACCTCCCTCTTTGCCGTCAGGTAAATCACGTCGATACCCTTCGCTATGGCTATATCCCTCTGCACCTGGTCGCCGGTGATGAGCGTTGCGTTGAGTTGCTTCGCCGTCTCTCTCACGAGGTGGTCTATCTCGCCGGCCTTGGCCCGTCTAATCTGCCAGAGCTCCGGCCTCTCGCCGTAGAACTCGAGGAGTATCTCTCCCCTGTCGGCCATGTCGCGCAGTTTTTTAAGCTCCTCAAGGCCCGTATGTCCTATCGCCTTCCCCTCGTTCGCCTGATGCTCTATCTCGGCTATGACCGCTTCCGGAACGACGACCTTGACCTTCTCGTCGAGGGTTGAGAGGAACTGCGTTAACCTGCCATCAACTATCACGCTCGTGTCAGGAACGAACACTTTCATCTCTCTCACCTGGCCTAACTTGATGGAACGGTTCATAAGGTTTTAGCCTCCCCTAAAGCTTCATAAAGGTTTAGGAATAAGTCCTATGGGTGGGATCATGGGGCATTTGATATCGATAGCGAGCGGTAAGGGAGGAACCGGCAAGACCACGACCACCGCTAACCTCTCCATTGCCCTTGGGAAGCTGGGTAAGAAGGTTCTCGCGATTGACGCCGACCTGACTATGGCCAATCTGAGCCTTGTCATGGGCATAGATGACGCGGAAACAACGATCCATGACGTTCTTGCGGGGGAGGCTTCCATCTCCGACGCAATATATCAGACAAGCTTCGAGAACGTCGATCTGATACCGGCCGCGATAGACTGGGAGCACGTCAAAAAAGCGGACCCCAGGAAGTTGCCAGGAACTATAAAACCCCTCAAAGGATACTACGACTTCTTGATAATCGACTGCCCCGCCGGGCTTCAGATGGATGCGATGAACGCGATGCTGAGCGGCGAGGAGGTTATCCTGATAACGAACCCCGAAATCTCGTGTATAACCGACACAATGAAAGTTGGAATCGTCCTTAAGAAGGCAGGTCTAGCTGTTCTTGGCTTCGTGCTCAACCGCTACGGCAGGAGCGAGAACGACATACCCCCGGAGGCCGCTGAAGAGGTCATGGAGGTTCCACTACTCGTTGTGGTTCCCGAGGATCCGAAGGTCAGGGAGGCAACGCTGGAGGGCGTTCCCGTTGTTGAGTACGATCCCGATTCTGAGGGAGCCAAGGCCTTCATGAAGCTGGCCGAAGAGGTGCTGAAGATAGCCGGCTTCAAGGCGAGGGTTATGTACTGAGGTGATGCCATGATAGTTGCCTTTCTCGGAACTGCAGGAAGCGGAAAAACTACAATGGCCGGCTCCTTCGGAAGGTACCTCGAGGAGCAGGGGCATAGCGTCGCCTACGTGAACCTTGATACAGGGGTAAGAAAGCTCCCCTATGAGCCAGATCTCGACGTGAGGGAGATAGTAACCGTTGAGGAGCTCATGGCCGAGGGATACGGGCCCAACGGCGCTATAGTGGAAAGCTACGACAGGCTCCTCTCGGAGGTCGGCAGGATAGCACGGGAGATACTCAAACTTGACGGGGAAAGGGAGTACACCCTAATAGATACACCCGGCCAGATGGAGAGCTTCCTCTTCCACGAGTTTGGGGTTAAGCTCATGGAGAGCCTCAGCGACCCCCTCCTCGCCTACCTTTTCGATCCCGAGATCCTGAAAAGGCCCCACGACTACTGTTTCGTGAGGTTCTTCGCCCTGATGATAGACCTCCGGCTCGGTACAACGACTGTTCCGGTTCTAAACAAGATCGACCTCCTGAGCGAGGAGGAGCTAAATAGACACAAGAAGTACCTCGAGGACATAGAGTACCTCACGGCAAGGCTTAAATTCGATCCAACGATGCAGGGACTTTTGGCCTACAGGATGTGCTCCTTTTTGCCCGAGGTTTCCCCGCCAGTTAGGGTTGTGTATGCATCAGCCAAGGATGGGAGGGGATTTGATGAGCTGGAGACGCTATCCTACGAGCACTACTGCACCTGTGGAGACCTGACGTGAACGAGCGTTCAAAATCCCTTCCCATCCCTGCAAACTCTCCCAAGTGGGAAGTGCTAAGCCTTTTCTCCTCCCAACCCAACTGATTTGGGTGAGAGAGCGTGTGTCTGATTGCAGGTGGAATTGGAGACGTCAGAGAGAGGCTCATAAAAATGGCCCTGGCTGGAAAACACAGGGGACCGGATGGCTTCGGAGTCTGGACTGACGGAGGGGTGTTGAAATCAGACGATTTCGCGAAGCTGGACGAGATCCCCGAGGGTAGGATAGGCCTCCTCCAGTGCAGGTTAGCCATGACGGGCTCCAAGGAGTTCATCCAGCCGTTTGTAAACGAACTTGCCCTCGTCCACAACGGTGAGATTTACAACCACCTCCAGATCAGGGCGTTCCTCGAGGGGAGGGGAGTTTCCTTCGAGAGTGACGTGGACAGTGAGGTAATCCTCAGGCTCATCGAGTTTCTGAGGGGGAGGGGTCTCAGCCTTCTCCGGGCCGTCAGGGAAGCAATGCGCTGGTTGGAGGGTGACTACGCCGTTGCCTTCTCAGACGACGAGAAGATTTACCTGTTTCGCGATCCCATCGGAATAAGACCCCTGTACTTCTCCCCCAACGGCTTCTTTGCCAGTGAGAAGAAGGTACTGTGGGCGATCGGTGAAGAGGCCGTTCCCATTGAGCCGGGCAACCTTGTGACGATCTCGCGGGGGAGCGTCGAGGTGCGTCGCCTCTTGAGCGTTGAGGATCT
Encoded proteins:
- a CDS encoding PINc/VapC family ATPase, which produces MKVFVPDTSVIVDGRLTQFLSTLDEKVKVVVPEAVIAEIEHQANEGKAIGHTGLEELKKLRDMADRGEILLEFYGERPELWQIRRAKAGEIDHLVRETAKQLNATLITGDQVQRDIAIAKGIDVIYLTAKREVRHRLEDFFDETTMSVHLKAGVRPLAKKGKPGEWRLVPIRDEPLSDEELEEIADDIVERAKREPDSFIELDEPGATVVQLRNYRIVIAKPPFADRIEITAVRPVKKLSIEDYELSEKLLERLKDKAEGILIAGAPGEGKTTFAQALAEWYASMGKIVKTMEKPRDLQVSEEITQYTALNGKMELTGDILLLVRPDYTIFDEMRKTSDFKIYSDLRLAGVGMVGVVHATKPIDAIQRFIGRVELGMIPQIVDTVLFIKAGRVAKVLTIEYLVKVPSGMKEEDLARPVIEVRDFETGELEYEIYTYGEEISVVPVKKEEKAPALRLAEKRLKQEIKKFLPDVYTEVEIVSPHKAVIYADEFDIPAIIGKKGKRITELEKRIGISIDVKSFAEREAQKPKEKIPVEVEEKKKTIVLRVSPDYAKKPLKFYGGEQYVFTATPSKKGLVKVSKSTPIGKELKRLIDAGIPIWAST
- the minD gene encoding cell division ATPase MinD, whose product is MGHLISIASGKGGTGKTTTTANLSIALGKLGKKVLAIDADLTMANLSLVMGIDDAETTIHDVLAGEASISDAIYQTSFENVDLIPAAIDWEHVKKADPRKLPGTIKPLKGYYDFLIIDCPAGLQMDAMNAMLSGEEVILITNPEISCITDTMKVGIVLKKAGLAVLGFVLNRYGRSENDIPPEAAEEVMEVPLLVVVPEDPKVREATLEGVPVVEYDPDSEGAKAFMKLAEEVLKIAGFKARVMY
- a CDS encoding ATP/GTP-binding protein, whose product is MIVAFLGTAGSGKTTMAGSFGRYLEEQGHSVAYVNLDTGVRKLPYEPDLDVREIVTVEELMAEGYGPNGAIVESYDRLLSEVGRIAREILKLDGEREYTLIDTPGQMESFLFHEFGVKLMESLSDPLLAYLFDPEILKRPHDYCFVRFFALMIDLRLGTTTVPVLNKIDLLSEEELNRHKKYLEDIEYLTARLKFDPTMQGLLAYRMCSFLPEVSPPVRVVYASAKDGRGFDELETLSYEHYCTCGDLT